One genomic window of Paraburkholderia acidiphila includes the following:
- a CDS encoding alginate lyase family protein, with amino-acid sequence MNFCAAPALQSSERTNADPGVKALVAEVLTHVNDTPRPLARLHTEGTLPHEGIYDQSVEAAKELDLMRNAALAWRATSDERFLKLVDRFLLAWVTTYKPSFNPIDETRFEGLILAYDMTASALPVKTRNATMQFLNSFANGYIAQVDAQPRPLKGTFANNWQSHRVKLIAMIAFTLDNRKMIATAQRLFVEHLGDNVAPDGSTLDFTERDALHYVTYDLQPLVTAALAARRHNRNWLTERAANGATLAAALDWLTPYALGQKTHEEFVHSNVPFDAKRREAGLPGYTGQWDPKNAAELFHLAARLDGRFAPVALKLAPTPPAWLAVCLPLPAR; translated from the coding sequence ATGAACTTCTGCGCGGCACCCGCACTGCAATCGAGCGAGCGCACCAACGCCGATCCGGGCGTGAAGGCGCTCGTGGCCGAGGTGCTGACGCACGTGAACGACACGCCGCGTCCGCTGGCGCGTCTGCACACCGAGGGCACGCTGCCGCACGAGGGCATCTACGATCAGAGCGTCGAGGCCGCGAAGGAACTCGACCTCATGCGCAACGCCGCGCTCGCGTGGCGCGCAACGAGCGACGAACGCTTCCTGAAGCTCGTGGACCGCTTTCTGCTCGCGTGGGTCACCACGTACAAGCCGAGCTTCAATCCCATCGACGAAACGCGTTTCGAGGGCTTGATACTCGCCTACGACATGACCGCGAGCGCGCTGCCCGTGAAAACGCGCAACGCGACCATGCAGTTCCTGAACAGCTTCGCGAACGGCTATATCGCGCAGGTCGACGCGCAGCCGCGCCCGCTCAAGGGAACTTTCGCGAACAACTGGCAGAGCCATCGGGTCAAACTGATTGCGATGATCGCGTTCACGCTCGACAACCGCAAGATGATCGCAACGGCGCAGCGGCTCTTCGTGGAGCATCTCGGCGACAACGTCGCGCCCGACGGCTCGACGCTCGATTTCACCGAGCGCGACGCGCTGCACTACGTGACCTACGATCTGCAGCCGCTCGTGACCGCCGCGCTCGCCGCGCGACGCCACAACCGCAACTGGCTGACCGAACGCGCGGCCAATGGCGCCACGCTCGCGGCTGCGCTCGACTGGCTCACGCCCTATGCGCTCGGCCAGAAAACGCACGAGGAATTCGTGCATTCGAACGTACCGTTCGATGCAAAGCGGCGCGAAGCGGGCCTGCCTGGCTACACCGGCCAGTGGGACCCGAAGAACGCCGCGGAACTGTTTCACCTGGCGGCGCGACTCGACGGCCGCTTTGCGCCAGTCGCGCTGAAACTCGCGCCCACGCCACCCGCGTGGCTCGCCGTCTGTCTGCCGTTGCCGGCGCGTTAA
- a CDS encoding L-serine ammonia-lyase: MAVSVFDLFKVGIGPSSSHTVGPMRAALMFAEGLERDGLLASTAAVKVELYGSLGATGKGHGTDRGVMLGLMGDAPDTVNPDTINERLEAVRTSRLLALLGRHTIGFVPKEHVAFYRQALPEHPNGMKLRALDANGETLRESTYLSVGGGFVVTAGAPNTKVLAAAQQLPHPFTSGAQLLAQCASTGKSIAQLMLENERVWHSDEEIRSGLLRIWDVMQSCVSRGCGINNPDADGTLPGPFAVKRRAAQLYRALTSHPERALQDPLSMIDWINLYAIAVNEENAAGARVVTAPTNGAAGIIPAVLHYYVRFTPGANEQGVIDFLLTAAAIGILYKLNASISGAEVGCQGEVGVACSMAAGALAAVLGGTPLQVENAAEIGMEHNLGLTCDPVGGMVQIPCIERNAMASVKAVNAARMALRGDGAHYVSLDSVIKTMRETGADMKTKYKETSRGGLAVNIVEC; this comes from the coding sequence ATGGCAGTAAGCGTTTTCGATCTGTTCAAAGTCGGCATCGGGCCCTCCAGCTCGCACACGGTCGGGCCGATGCGCGCGGCACTCATGTTTGCCGAAGGACTTGAGCGCGACGGCCTGCTCGCGAGCACCGCCGCCGTCAAGGTCGAGCTGTACGGCTCGCTCGGCGCAACCGGCAAGGGCCACGGCACCGACCGCGGCGTCATGCTCGGTCTCATGGGCGACGCGCCCGACACCGTCAACCCCGACACGATCAACGAGCGTCTCGAAGCGGTTCGCACCTCGCGCCTGCTCGCGCTGCTCGGCCGCCATACGATCGGCTTCGTGCCGAAGGAGCACGTGGCGTTTTATCGCCAGGCGCTGCCCGAACACCCGAACGGCATGAAGCTGCGCGCGCTCGACGCGAACGGTGAAACGCTGCGCGAGAGCACGTATCTCTCGGTGGGCGGCGGCTTCGTCGTCACAGCCGGCGCGCCGAACACGAAGGTGCTGGCCGCCGCGCAGCAATTGCCGCATCCGTTCACCTCGGGCGCCCAGTTGCTCGCGCAGTGCGCCTCGACGGGCAAGAGCATCGCGCAGTTGATGCTCGAAAACGAGCGTGTCTGGCACAGCGACGAGGAGATCCGTTCAGGTCTCCTGCGCATTTGGGACGTGATGCAGTCATGCGTCTCGCGCGGTTGCGGCATCAACAATCCCGACGCCGATGGCACACTGCCCGGCCCCTTCGCCGTGAAGCGCCGCGCGGCGCAGCTATATCGCGCCCTCACCAGCCACCCCGAGCGCGCACTGCAAGACCCGCTCTCGATGATCGACTGGATCAACCTGTACGCCATCGCCGTGAACGAGGAAAACGCCGCTGGCGCTCGCGTGGTGACTGCGCCGACTAACGGCGCAGCGGGCATCATCCCCGCCGTGCTGCACTACTACGTGCGCTTTACGCCGGGCGCGAACGAGCAAGGCGTGATCGACTTCCTGCTCACCGCAGCCGCCATCGGCATTCTCTACAAGCTCAACGCGTCGATCTCCGGTGCGGAAGTGGGCTGCCAGGGCGAAGTGGGCGTGGCCTGCTCGATGGCCGCGGGCGCGCTCGCAGCCGTGCTGGGCGGCACGCCGCTGCAAGTCGAAAACGCCGCCGAAATCGGCATGGAGCACAACCTCGGCCTCACCTGCGATCCTGTGGGCGGCATGGTGCAGATTCCCTGCATCGAGCGCAACGCCATGGCTTCGGTGAAGGCCGTGAACGCCGCGCGCATGGCGCTGCGCGGCGACGGCGCGCACTATGTCTCGCTCGACTCCGTCATCAAGACGATGCGCGAGACCGGCGCCGACATGAAAACGAAGTACAAGGAGACCTCGCGCGGCGGCCTCGCGGTGAACATCGTCGAGTGCTGA
- a CDS encoding thiamine pyrophosphate-binding protein: MQQPNASATTEATTTGARLVVDALVANGVERVFCVPGESYLAVLDSLSDETAKIETVVCRHEAAAANMAEAIGKLTGKPGVALVTRGPGATHASIGVHTAFQDSTPMILLIGQVARDQMDREAFQEIDYRRMFGQMAKWVTQIDDARRVPEYLSHAFHIAMSGRPGPVVLALPEDMLSGAIPASEAQPIAPPAQRVQASPSSAQMERVRELLAGAKKPFVIAGGHGWNTLACADFQRFVENWQLPVGLAFRFQDTLNNDHPNYAGDVGLGVNPALAKRIREADVLLALGPRLGESTTGGYTLFDIPKTKQTLIHVHQGAEELGRVYAADLPIVSGLSEFAALLAELPAPAQPAWAGSAAEAHEAWHAWRKPLPMPGDVQLGEIVQQLRARLPDDAIVTNGAGNYATWLHRHFAYRHFRSQLAPTSGAMGYGVPAAIAAKSLYPSRTVVALAGDGCFMMASSELATAMQYGLNVVFIVVNNSHYGTIRMHQERHYPNRVHGTQLTNPDFAAFAQSFGAHGEVVTTTAQFAPALERALTAGKPALIEIRVTKEASTPAATLEQIREAGKKMRGQ, from the coding sequence ATGCAGCAGCCGAACGCATCCGCCACCACCGAAGCCACCACGACCGGGGCTCGCCTCGTCGTCGATGCACTCGTCGCCAATGGCGTCGAGCGCGTGTTCTGCGTACCGGGCGAGAGCTATCTCGCGGTGCTCGATTCGCTGTCCGACGAAACCGCGAAGATCGAAACCGTGGTGTGCCGTCACGAGGCGGCGGCGGCGAACATGGCGGAAGCGATCGGCAAGCTCACGGGCAAGCCGGGCGTGGCGCTCGTCACGCGCGGGCCCGGCGCCACGCACGCCTCGATTGGCGTGCACACGGCGTTCCAGGACTCCACGCCGATGATTCTGCTGATCGGCCAGGTCGCGCGCGATCAGATGGACCGCGAGGCGTTCCAGGAGATCGACTACCGGCGCATGTTCGGCCAGATGGCCAAGTGGGTCACGCAGATCGACGACGCGCGCCGCGTGCCCGAATATCTGAGCCATGCGTTCCATATCGCGATGTCGGGCCGGCCGGGCCCGGTCGTGCTCGCGCTGCCCGAAGACATGCTGAGCGGCGCGATTCCCGCCTCCGAAGCGCAGCCCATCGCCCCGCCCGCGCAACGCGTGCAGGCCTCGCCTTCCTCGGCGCAAATGGAGCGCGTGCGCGAGCTGCTCGCGGGCGCGAAGAAGCCGTTCGTGATTGCGGGCGGACATGGCTGGAATACGCTGGCGTGTGCCGATTTCCAGCGCTTCGTCGAGAACTGGCAATTGCCGGTTGGCCTCGCGTTCCGCTTCCAGGACACGCTCAACAACGACCACCCGAACTATGCGGGCGATGTGGGCCTCGGCGTGAATCCGGCGCTCGCCAAACGCATTCGCGAAGCCGACGTGCTGCTCGCGCTCGGTCCGCGTCTGGGCGAATCCACGACGGGCGGCTATACGCTCTTCGACATTCCGAAGACGAAGCAAACGCTCATACACGTGCATCAGGGCGCGGAGGAACTCGGCCGCGTCTACGCGGCGGATCTGCCGATCGTTTCGGGCCTCTCGGAATTCGCGGCGCTGCTCGCAGAACTGCCGGCGCCCGCTCAACCCGCATGGGCTGGCAGCGCTGCCGAAGCGCACGAGGCGTGGCACGCATGGCGCAAGCCGCTGCCGATGCCGGGCGACGTGCAACTCGGCGAAATCGTGCAGCAACTGCGCGCGCGCCTGCCTGACGACGCAATCGTCACGAACGGCGCGGGCAACTACGCAACGTGGCTCCATCGCCACTTCGCGTATCGCCACTTCCGCTCGCAACTCGCGCCCACGAGCGGCGCGATGGGCTATGGCGTGCCCGCCGCGATCGCCGCCAAGTCGCTCTATCCTTCGCGCACCGTGGTCGCGCTCGCGGGCGACGGCTGCTTCATGATGGCCTCGTCGGAACTCGCCACGGCGATGCAGTACGGGCTGAATGTCGTGTTCATCGTCGTGAACAACTCGCACTACGGCACGATCCGCATGCACCAGGAGCGCCACTATCCGAATCGCGTGCATGGCACGCAGCTCACGAACCCTGATTTCGCGGCGTTCGCGCAGTCGTTCGGCGCGCACGGCGAAGTCGTCACGACCACGGCGCAATTCGCGCCCGCGCTGGAGCGCGCGCTCACGGCCGGCAAACCCGCGCTGATCGAGATCCGCGTGACGAAGGAAGCGAGCACGCCTGCGGCTACGCTCGAACAGATTCGCGAAGCCGGCAAGAAAATGCGCGGACAATGA
- a CDS encoding branched-chain amino acid ABC transporter substrate-binding protein has translation MQHTMKQLAGATLVAALSLAGTAHAQQAEDVKIGFAGPMTGAQAHYGKDFQNGITLAVEDINATKPVIGGKPVHFVLDSADDQADPRTGTTVAQKLVDDGIKGMLGHFNSGTTIPASRIYANAGIPQIAMATAPEYTQQGFNTTFRMMTSDTQQGSVAGAFAVKSLGMKKIVVIDDRTAYGQGLADEFSKAAKAAGGTIIDREYTNDKAVDFKSVLTKAKAMNPDLVYFGGADSQAAPMVKQMKSLGIKAPLMGGEMVHTPTFLQIAGDAANGTVASLAGLPLDQMPGGKDYVAKYKKRFGEDVQTYSPYAYDGAMAMFAAMKKANSTDPAKYLPFLAKTSMPAVTTSDLAYDQRGDLKNGGITLYKVVDGKWTTLQSVGGK, from the coding sequence ATGCAACACACGATGAAGCAGCTGGCAGGCGCGACGCTTGTCGCCGCCCTGTCGCTGGCGGGGACTGCGCACGCACAACAAGCCGAAGACGTGAAGATCGGTTTTGCCGGTCCGATGACGGGTGCGCAGGCGCACTATGGCAAGGACTTCCAGAACGGCATCACGCTCGCAGTCGAAGACATCAACGCGACGAAGCCCGTGATCGGCGGCAAGCCGGTTCACTTCGTGCTCGACTCGGCCGACGATCAGGCCGACCCGCGCACGGGCACGACGGTCGCACAGAAGCTCGTCGACGACGGCATCAAGGGCATGCTCGGTCACTTCAACTCGGGCACGACGATCCCGGCTTCGCGCATCTACGCGAACGCAGGCATCCCGCAGATCGCCATGGCGACGGCGCCTGAGTACACGCAGCAAGGCTTCAACACGACGTTCCGCATGATGACCTCGGACACGCAGCAAGGTTCGGTCGCGGGTGCGTTCGCGGTGAAGAGCCTGGGCATGAAGAAGATCGTCGTGATCGACGACCGCACGGCTTACGGCCAGGGTCTCGCCGACGAGTTCTCGAAGGCTGCGAAGGCGGCCGGCGGCACGATCATCGACCGCGAGTACACCAACGACAAGGCCGTCGACTTCAAGTCGGTCCTGACGAAGGCGAAGGCGATGAACCCCGACCTCGTCTACTTCGGCGGCGCGGATTCGCAAGCGGCACCGATGGTCAAGCAGATGAAGTCGCTCGGCATCAAGGCTCCGCTGATGGGCGGCGAAATGGTGCACACGCCGACCTTCCTGCAGATCGCGGGTGACGCGGCAAACGGCACGGTGGCGTCGCTCGCCGGCCTGCCGCTCGACCAGATGCCGGGTGGCAAGGACTACGTCGCGAAGTACAAGAAGCGCTTCGGCGAAGACGTCCAGACGTACTCGCCGTACGCCTACGACGGCGCGATGGCGATGTTCGCGGCCATGAAGAAGGCCAACTCGACGGATCCGGCGAAGTACCTGCCGTTCCTCGCGAAGACCAGCATGCCGGCAGTCACGACGTCGGACCTCGCGTACGACCAGCGCGGCGACCTGAAAAACGGCGGCATCACGCTGTACAAGGTTGTCGACGGCAAGTGGACGACGCTGCAAAGCGTGGGCGGCAAGTAA
- the putA gene encoding trifunctional transcriptional regulator/proline dehydrogenase/L-glutamate gamma-semialdehyde dehydrogenase: MASTTLGVKVDDLLRARLKDAATRLERTPHWLIKQAIFAYLEKIEHGQLPPELNGHVGATDLAEGATAEDDETASHPFLEFAQNVQPQSVLRAAITAAYRRPEPECVPFLIGEARLPANLTGDVTKLATKLVETLRAKGTGGGVEGLIHEFSLSSQEGVALMCLAEALLRIPDRATRDALIRDKISKGDWKSHVGHAPSLFVNAATWGLMITGKLVTTNSETGLSSALTRMIGKGGEPLIRKGVDMAMRLMGEQFVTGENISEALANSRKFEARGFRYSYDMLGEAATTEADAQRYYASYEQAIHAIGKAAGGRGIYEGPGISIKLSALHPRYSRAQQERTMGELLPRVRALAVLARRYDIGLNIDAEEADRLELSLDLLEALCFDPELAGWNGIGFVVQAYQKRCPFVIDYIVDLARRSRHRIMVRLVKGAYWDTEIKRAQVDGLEGYPVYTRKIYTDVSYLACAKKLLGAPDAVYPQFATHNAYTLSAIYHLAGQNYYPGQYEFQCLHGMGEPLYEEVTGPLAQGKLNRPCRVYAPVGTHETLLAYLVRRLLENGANTSFVNRIADASVPVSELVANPIDEAAKVVPLGAPHAKIPLPRELFGNERFNSMGLDLSNEHRLASLSSALLASAHHPWRAAPMLADSDIADGAARDVRNPADHRDLVGTVAEATSEQVSAALAHAVAAAPIWQATPVEARADCLARAADLLEAQMHTLMGLIVREAGKSLPNAVAEIREAIDFLRYYSTQIREEFSNDTHRPLGPVVCISPWNFPLAIFMGQVAAALAAGNTVLAKPAEQTPLIAAQAVRILREAGVPAGAVQLLPGNGETVGAALVADHRTRAVMFTGSTEVARLINKTLSERLDSEGRPIPLIAETGGQNAMIVDSSALAEQVVADVLQSAFDSAGQRCSALRVLCLQDDVADRTLEMLTGAMKELAVGNPDRLSTDVGPVIDIDAKRGIDTHVAGMREKGRKVQQMPTPDTCAQGTFVPPTLIELDSLDELKREVFGPVLHVVRYRRSQLDKLLEQIRATGYGLTLGIHTRIDETIAHVIGRAHVGNIYVNRNVIGAVVGVQPFGGEGLSGTGPKAGGALYLSRLLAKRPAGLPKSLADVLVVDAPQAAEGNNGAPQSAQAALTALRDWLIAEREPALAARCDGYLEYVLAGATAVLPGPTGERNTYTLSARGTVLCVASTATGARAQLAVALATGNRALFQGAAGEALVNALPATLKAHVAIKKTADADFDAVLFEGDSDELLALVKEVAKRPGPIVSVQGVAAHALANGDEDYALERLLAERSVSVNTAAAGGNANLMTIG; the protein is encoded by the coding sequence ATGGCTAGCACCACACTTGGCGTCAAAGTCGACGATCTCCTCCGCGCCCGCCTCAAGGACGCCGCCACGCGGCTCGAGCGCACGCCGCATTGGCTCATCAAGCAAGCCATCTTTGCCTATCTCGAGAAAATCGAGCACGGCCAGCTGCCTCCCGAACTCAATGGCCACGTCGGTGCGACCGATCTCGCGGAAGGTGCTACCGCCGAGGACGACGAAACGGCCTCGCACCCGTTCCTCGAATTCGCGCAGAACGTGCAACCGCAGTCGGTGCTGCGCGCGGCCATCACGGCCGCGTACCGCCGCCCGGAGCCGGAGTGCGTGCCGTTCCTGATCGGCGAGGCGCGCCTGCCGGCCAACCTCACCGGCGACGTCACGAAGCTCGCCACCAAGCTCGTGGAAACGCTGCGCGCGAAGGGTACCGGCGGCGGCGTGGAAGGCCTGATCCACGAGTTTTCGCTCTCCAGCCAGGAAGGCGTGGCGCTGATGTGCCTTGCCGAAGCGCTGCTGCGCATTCCCGACCGCGCCACGCGCGATGCGCTCATTCGCGACAAGATCAGCAAGGGCGACTGGAAGTCGCACGTGGGCCACGCGCCGTCGCTGTTCGTGAACGCCGCCACGTGGGGTCTCATGATCACGGGCAAGCTCGTCACGACCAACAGCGAAACCGGCCTGTCGTCGGCGCTGACGCGCATGATCGGCAAGGGCGGCGAGCCGCTGATCCGCAAGGGCGTGGACATGGCCATGCGCCTGATGGGCGAGCAGTTCGTGACCGGCGAGAACATCTCCGAAGCGCTGGCCAACAGCCGCAAGTTCGAAGCGCGCGGTTTCCGCTACTCGTACGACATGCTCGGCGAAGCCGCGACGACGGAAGCCGATGCTCAGCGCTACTACGCATCGTACGAGCAGGCGATCCACGCCATCGGCAAGGCCGCGGGTGGCCGCGGCATCTACGAAGGCCCGGGCATCTCGATCAAGCTCTCCGCGCTGCACCCGCGCTACTCGCGCGCGCAGCAGGAACGCACGATGGGCGAGCTGCTGCCGCGCGTGCGCGCGCTCGCCGTGCTCGCACGCCGCTATGACATCGGCCTCAATATCGACGCCGAAGAAGCCGACCGCCTCGAGCTCTCGCTCGACCTGCTCGAAGCGCTGTGCTTCGACCCGGAGCTGGCGGGCTGGAACGGCATCGGCTTCGTGGTCCAGGCTTACCAGAAGCGCTGCCCGTTCGTGATCGACTACATCGTCGATCTCGCGCGCCGCAGCCGTCACCGCATCATGGTGCGCCTCGTGAAGGGCGCGTACTGGGATACGGAAATCAAGCGCGCGCAGGTGGACGGCCTCGAAGGCTACCCGGTGTACACGCGCAAGATCTACACGGACGTGTCGTACCTCGCCTGCGCGAAGAAGCTGCTCGGCGCGCCGGATGCCGTGTATCCGCAGTTCGCCACGCACAACGCGTACACGCTCTCGGCGATCTATCACCTCGCGGGCCAGAACTACTATCCCGGCCAGTACGAATTCCAGTGCCTGCACGGCATGGGCGAGCCGCTGTACGAAGAAGTTACGGGCCCGCTCGCGCAGGGTAAGCTCAACCGCCCGTGCCGCGTCTACGCGCCGGTCGGCACGCACGAAACGCTGCTCGCGTATCTCGTGCGCCGCCTGCTCGAAAACGGCGCGAACACGTCGTTCGTAAACCGCATTGCCGATGCATCGGTGCCGGTGAGCGAACTGGTCGCAAACCCGATCGACGAGGCCGCGAAGGTCGTGCCGCTCGGCGCGCCGCACGCGAAGATTCCGCTGCCGCGCGAGCTGTTCGGCAACGAGCGCTTCAATTCGATGGGCCTCGATCTCTCGAACGAGCATCGTCTCGCGTCGCTTTCGTCGGCGCTGCTGGCGAGCGCGCATCATCCGTGGCGCGCCGCGCCGATGCTCGCCGACAGCGACATCGCTGACGGTGCCGCGCGCGACGTACGCAATCCCGCCGATCATCGCGATCTCGTTGGGACCGTCGCGGAAGCCACGAGCGAGCAAGTGAGCGCCGCGCTCGCGCACGCCGTAGCCGCTGCGCCGATCTGGCAGGCCACGCCCGTCGAAGCGCGCGCGGACTGCCTCGCGCGCGCCGCCGATCTGCTCGAAGCGCAGATGCACACGCTGATGGGCCTGATCGTGCGCGAAGCGGGCAAGTCGCTGCCGAATGCCGTGGCCGAAATTCGCGAGGCGATCGACTTCCTGCGCTACTACTCCACGCAGATTCGCGAAGAGTTCTCGAACGACACGCATCGTCCGCTCGGCCCCGTGGTGTGTATCAGCCCGTGGAACTTCCCGCTCGCGATCTTCATGGGGCAGGTAGCCGCCGCGCTCGCAGCCGGCAACACGGTGCTCGCGAAGCCTGCCGAACAAACGCCGCTGATCGCCGCGCAAGCCGTGCGCATCCTGCGCGAAGCCGGCGTGCCGGCGGGCGCGGTGCAACTGCTGCCGGGCAACGGCGAAACGGTGGGCGCGGCGCTCGTCGCCGATCACCGCACGCGTGCCGTGATGTTCACGGGCTCGACCGAAGTTGCGCGCCTCATCAACAAGACGCTGTCCGAGCGCCTCGACTCCGAAGGCCGCCCGATTCCGCTGATCGCCGAAACCGGCGGCCAGAACGCGATGATCGTCGATTCGTCGGCGCTCGCGGAGCAGGTCGTGGCCGACGTGCTGCAAAGCGCGTTCGATTCGGCGGGCCAGCGCTGTTCCGCGCTGCGCGTGCTGTGCCTGCAGGACGACGTGGCGGACCGCACGCTCGAAATGCTCACGGGCGCGATGAAGGAACTCGCGGTGGGCAACCCCGACCGCCTCTCGACCGACGTCGGTCCCGTGATCGACATCGACGCGAAGCGCGGCATCGATACGCACGTTGCCGGCATGAGAGAGAAGGGCCGCAAGGTCCAGCAGATGCCGACGCCTGACACCTGCGCGCAAGGCACGTTCGTGCCACCCACGCTCATCGAGCTCGACAGCCTCGACGAACTCAAGCGCGAAGTGTTCGGCCCGGTGCTGCACGTGGTGCGCTATCGCCGCAGCCAGCTCGACAAGCTGCTCGAGCAGATCCGCGCAACGGGCTACGGTCTCACGCTCGGCATTCACACGCGTATCGACGAAACGATCGCGCACGTGATCGGCCGTGCGCACGTGGGCAACATCTACGTGAACCGCAACGTGATCGGCGCGGTGGTGGGCGTGCAGCCGTTCGGCGGCGAAGGCCTGTCGGGTACGGGTCCGAAGGCGGGTGGCGCGCTGTATCTCTCGCGTTTGCTTGCGAAGCGTCCGGCAGGTTTGCCGAAGTCGCTCGCCGATGTGCTCGTCGTGGATGCGCCTCAAGCAGCCGAAGGCAACAACGGCGCGCCGCAATCGGCACAGGCCGCGCTCACGGCGCTGCGCGACTGGCTCATCGCCGAGCGCGAGCCCGCACTTGCGGCGCGATGCGACGGCTACCTCGAATACGTGCTCGCAGGCGCCACGGCGGTTCTGCCGGGCCCGACGGGCGAGCGCAATACGTACACGCTTTCGGCGCGCGGCACGGTGCTGTGCGTGGCCTCCACGGCAACGGGCGCACGCGCACAACTCGCCGTTGCGCTGGCAACGGGCAACCGCGCGCTGTTCCAGGGCGCGGCGGGCGAAGCACTGGTGAACGCGCTCCCGGCAACGCTGAAGGCGCACGTGGCGATCAAGAAGACGGCCGACGCCGACTTCGATGCAGTCCTCTTCGAAGGCGACAGCGACGAGTTGCTCGCACTCGTGAAGGAAGTGGCCAAGCGTCCCGGCCCGATCGTCTCGGTGCAGGGCGTGGCGGCGCATGCGCTCGCCAACGGCGATGAAGATTACGCTCTCGAACGACTGCTCGCGGAACGTTCGGTCAGCGTGAATACGGCAGCAGCAGGCGGTAATGCAAATTTGATGACGATCGGTTAA